In Bacteroidales bacterium, the DNA window ATCAGTGATATTGCCGCCAACATGGATCAGATCGCCAAGGGAATTGTTTTCAATGGCGCTTATCCCGGCCCAACCATGTTTGTGCGAGGTTCAGAATCGGATTATATAACAGAAAAGGATGAACACCTGATCTTTGAATATTTCCCCAATGCCACCATTGAAACCATTGAAGGCGCCGCCCACTGGGTGCATGCTGATGCGCCGGAGGAGCTTTGCGATTTGCTAAGCAGCTTTTTCGGAAAAGAGTGCAAACTGTAGATCCAACTTCACGATAGTATCCGCCGCGACGGATGCTATCGTTAGCCGATAACTATTGTCGGGATCTATTACCGATACTATCGCTGGAAGCGATAGCATCGGAACCCACCTTGCGCCTTCGCGGTAAAAACAACCCAGTCTGGTTCAAAGCTATTCATCCTCTTCAGCTTCAAATTTCATATGGTAATATTCCGCAACCGATAGAAAAATGTAAAGCAACAGTATAAAGGGCGCAGCCGAAAAGCCAACCAAAATGCCCATAATTACCGAAAGGATCAGAAAAATGTATTTATAATGGTTTTCCTTCCAGCTTACTGATTTGAGTTTTAAACCCATCAGCGGCAGGTTTGAAACCAGGAGAAAGCTCAGTAATAAAGTCAAGCCAAGGAGCACATAATAACTATCAAACCAACTGCCAAGCATTGCATGAAAACTGCCTTTTGATATGGCATGTAAATGTATAAAAGGCAATGCGCTGATGAATAAGGCATTGGCCGGTGTTGGTAGTCCGCGAAATGAATAGGTTTGCGAAGCGTCAATATTAAATTTCGCCAGGCGCAGGGCTGAAAACAGCGCAATAAAGAAAGCCGGAACTGCGTTTAAATTCACGTATCCCCCAACAGCATATCCCATTGTGTTCACCATTAAAGCATACATGATACTTGCCGGTGCCACTCCAAAAGATACCATATCCGCCAGCGAATCGAGTTGCTTGCCAAGCTCACTGCGGGCATTAAGCAAGCGTGCAGCGGTTCCATCAAGGAAATCAAAAACCGCGGCTATCACTATCAGCCATGATGCATGCGTGTAGGCCCCGTTAAATACAAGTACGATGGCAATACAACCACTAAATAGATTCAGCAATGTTAAAATATTTGGAATGCTCTTGACCATTGTGTTCCGGGTGTTATTTCAGTAACAAAACTAAACCATTCTTTTAACAGATGGAAATAAATGATAAATTTGTCCACTGTAAACCTCAGGGTTAATGCTCAGATTTTTTTTTAAAATCCTCTGCAATCAGTCATCGTAAAAGCCTACAGCGTTAATTTTTATTGTTCTTACCATTAACAAAATACTTAATGTCATGAAAAAGTTCCTCGTCACAGTCACAGCATTATTTTTCACTTTGCTGGCCTACACACAGAGCCCTTCATTGCTTTCAGAAGGCGATTGGTACCAGATCAAAACTGTTGAGCCGGGTATTTACAGGCTCACATTCTCAC includes these proteins:
- the pssA gene encoding CDP-diacylglycerol--serine O-phosphatidyltransferase, producing MVKSIPNILTLLNLFSGCIAIVLVFNGAYTHASWLIVIAAVFDFLDGTAARLLNARSELGKQLDSLADMVSFGVAPASIMYALMVNTMGYAVGGYVNLNAVPAFFIALFSALRLAKFNIDASQTYSFRGLPTPANALFISALPFIHLHAISKGSFHAMLGSWFDSYYVLLGLTLLLSFLLVSNLPLMGLKLKSVSWKENHYKYIFLILSVIMGILVGFSAAPFILLLYIFLSVAEYYHMKFEAEEDE